A stretch of DNA from Besnoitia besnoiti strain Bb-Ger1 chromosome II, whole genome shotgun sequence:
TTCCACTGTGTCCATCCGCATTCACGCGAGCCTGCAGGTgtgcttttttctctctctccaaaCAACCCGCTGACTTCCGTCAGGCTGCTTCCTGTGTGAATGTGAGTCAGTTCATCAGCCACTCCGTTTCTCTCGGGTGtacgcgcagctcgcctggAGTCTATGTGCGGCGTTGACGGTTTTGGTTTCCTCGCGGGACAGTGTGTGTAACTGCGACAGTCTCACAGGAGATTTCTGGGTATTGATGCGCGCAAGGCTTTCCCTTGTATTGTGTCTACTGTGATACCTCTTTTGCGCACCGGTCGTCGCCGGCCTGTCTTTCAAGCCGTGCCTTGTCGCTGACACGGCGGCACAGGTGCAGGGAGAAGGCTCGCTGCTCGATCGGGTCAGCGGCGGAGGGTTGGGTACTGCGCGCACTGCATTTTGCAGTTTGTCTTCCGAGAGATATTTCCATGTCCTCTCTGTGCTGCTtgccgtctccgcttcttccgttTCGTCCGGATTTCCTTCACTCGAAAGCGCCACTTCCGATCCGGAGTGGCGTGATCTGGCCGAGTTGCCTGGTATCTTCAGCCGAAGTGATGGGAACAGTTCTGGGAGGCTGTAGTAGACGGCGTCCGCTTTTTCATTTGTTTGAATAGGATCTTTCCTCGCAGTTGTGAGACGGCCCGTTCTTAGTTGCGACCTCCCCCTACAGAGTCCACTGGAGATCGGCTCCTCTCCCCCGGGGTTGTTTTCGGCGGCGCAGTGGGCGCGCGTGTCAAGAAGCGAGTTTGAAAGCTTCGCGTCTCCACGAAGGAACCTGGGGACTGTTTTCAGGCGTACTTTCTCCCGTCTGTGCATCGaggggaggcgcagcgctctGCCTTGCTGAtgtgcgcagcctcgccgtctttccACGACGAGGCCTCCACAGTGTTTTCGGCGTGTCGACCGTCGTTTAGCCGATTTGCGAAcgcctgtctctgtcgtctGGCGCACGCCCCAACGAGAAAGAAGCCGAGACGGCGTCGCAGGTGGCAAGACACCTGCCGAATTCGCGGGTGTAGGAAGACCTCAGCTGCGAGCCTTCGTCCACCTTCAGGTGTGTATATGCGCCTGGCGGAGGGCGGGTCGAGGCTCCTTTTTCGAATTGCAGCGGCCCGGTGGGCTCAGGAGATTCAGGGATGCTTCACGTTGGCCTCGAGGCTTTGCAAGCAGAtccggaagaggaggagacatGCCTCTGTGAAGTCTTGCATGTGATTTTGCGGGATTCGATTGACGCTTCACCGGTTCAAACCCTGTAACTTTACTTTGGCCTGTTTTTGGCACGGGAGAAGTGGTATCTCGTTCGGCCGTTTTCACTTAACTTGTGTCTATTTGTCGCCCGTCGTCGTGCCGTTTGGCTGGGTCATCCCTGTGGGGCGTGTGTGAGCACATCGAGGCGCACTGTGAGATATTTGCCGCAGAATGGAGGCGGGCGAAGTGCTGGTGCTCGCTCACACGGACTTCATACCTTGctccgcttccttcgcgtctgacatgctcttctccgcgtccgcccgGGCACGGCCGGCCAGAATTCTTGACCCGCGGAGCGTGTCGGAGAAAACGCCttgcgagagccgcggaacAACCTGCACAGGCGCTCCACACTCTGTTCCAAGCGTGcaaggcgacgctgccgacgcgccgcgcctgacTTGCGCGACTACCTCTccggcttcctcgtcttctttctcgtctgAGGGAATGtcggcgtctggcgcggccTCCAAACGGGCGCCAgctggccgcggccgcccccgaggaggaggaggcgacgaagaggagacagtGTCTCTCgacgcctccggcggcgcggctgggcgtgggggctcggcgcgccgccgcgatggagagaaggaggccgagcctcgcggaggccgagcTGGActgagagaggaggaagctgagAAGAGAACCTCCAAAAACTCCGCGGCAGTGGGGAAGTCTCAGCGAAGTCATGAGACTCTCAGGAGCTCGCCGCAGGGACATGGGACAGTTCTCGACAGCAAAAAAAGGTAAGAAAGCTCAGCGCAGGAAgcggtggaggcgaagcgtgGATCGGCGTGGGATGAGAGCGGGATGCGAGGCGCTTGCAGGTtggagaaaagaaagaggtGACGTAGGACCACTCTGTAGGCGACGAGGCATGTGGACAAAAGAGGCGACAGtggagagaacgaagaagaaagagggaATGCCACGGGGCGCTCTCACTGCTGTAGCGCATGCATGTCTGTCTCGGCCTTTTGTCTGTAGCTCCCTTTAGGAGGATTGTGCGAGTCAACGGTAGTTGTTCAGCGTGAGATCGCGAACTCTCCTGGGACGTGGGCCGCGAAGAAAAGGCAATCGTggccctaaaccctaaaccctacaAATGCCTTCatgctgcatgcatgcgggaGTTAATTTTTTGAAAAAAAGCGTGTGTGCGCCCACGCGCAGCGTTCGTCCTTTCTGTGTCTTGTTCTCTCAGAAAGGACAGGaaagccggcggcgaggccggcgtagaggcctcgtctgctgctgcaggcgagagcaGCCCCCGAGCATCTGGTAACACGGGCGCCGCAGTTCGTCGGACTTCGCcatcgtctctctcgcggacGATAACAACGCGAGGCAcgccctccgctgcgtctctcatCACAGAAGGAGACGCACGTGTGCGTTCCTCCTCGGTCGTCGATCTttccgcatgcgcgtcgcaggctgacgcggctgcagcctctcagggggctgccgcgaagggggagacgcgaggaagacCGAAGAAAGGCAAGAAAGACGTGCCGGCGAAGCGATGCGCGGGCccagacagagaagaaaagaagggcgcgggcggaggagcggagaagggtcagggcggagacgccctggcagcggaggcctcaaccgcgtcttcgccgtcgcccgcaccggtcgccgcgtcctctaggaaggagaagaagaaggaagaagaggagaacaAAATCCCGGCGCATGAGGCGTCTCAAAGCGAGCCCCGAGAAGGTGTAGAGCAAGTGAAGGGAGATGGGGACGCGGGGGAGAAACGCGGGAAGGAGAAGCAAAACAAGCCAAAGAAAAAGGCAAAGAAGGAAGCCGCGCCAGTGACCACCGGCCGGGCGCGAAAAGGCGATAAGCCGAAACCCgacgaaaaagaaaaaggtGAACCTGCGGCGAGAGACAAGGCTGTGTGCGTGCCGGGagacgagagggagagggagaaggagaggaagctgaaggagaagaaaagcgcccaggcggcgtcctcggcaACCTTGGAAGGCGAGCCacaagcggagaagaagaaaaagaagaaagatcTCTCGGGTCTgcctgcttcagctgcagcTCAGTCCAAATCTAAGGCCTCTGGAGCCGACAAACCGCCAGCGACTTCGCGCGAGACAAAAGTTCGAACGAGTGAGGCGAAAGTGTGCGCGGCCCGCTCggtttcgtcttctctgcacTCCACGGGTGCGTCGTTGCCTCCTTCGAGGTCATCGTGCTCCCTTCCCGCGTCGTCATCGTCGAACTCTCTTGCGGCAGCGCGacacgaggagagcgcgctGGCGTGCAACCTCGCCGTGTCGCCCTGTgtgccctcgcggcgcagcgagcccCACGCGACCGTGTCCCTGCCCTCTGCGTTGGGCTCCATTCGCTTCGGCGGCATGCCGAGTGCGCTCAGCGTCTCCACGTGCTTCCTGCTCCAGACgctgcttcagcgccgcgaagccgcgcggaaCTTGAGGGTCCTCGAGAGGGGATCTGCTTTCTCCGCATCTTGTGCCTGCGCCGATGCGGAGAAGGCACGCAGCAAGAACGGCGTCTTGGCGTCTCCGGATGAAGCCCAAACGACCGCCGTAGGGCCTGTCGTTGGGGacccggcgcgcgcggacgcgggcccgacagacgccgacgcccagCGAAGCGCAGGGCCGCCGGAAGGCCGGGATGCGAAAGCCGCGgtagcggcggaggcgcagagccacaccggagctgctggcggcgctttGGAGACGAAAGCAGACCTCCAGAGGGAGAAGGGGAGCAAGACGTTGGTTTTTTCTCGGAAAGACGGTACCCTGgagtctttcttctctctcctcggtTCGGCGTCTTCTACCTCGACTCCCCCTCCTGTGACTCGCGCCGCTTCATCGTCTTCTACTGCCTGTCTGTCTTCatcgtcttcgttttcttcctcctctctatCGTCGacttctgcttcgccgccctccaggcAGCAGCCACAGGAGGACCAGGGCGGAGGCCTCcgggcgcgagcgaaggcggccgcAAACGACGCCGCCGTATCTCCAACTAGCTTGCTGGTTGGGCTCCTGACGCGGCCctcggcgcgacgcggcgccggcacgaggccgggaggcgaggagccTGGTGACGCTCGCCTCCAGGGGCGCGGGGCTGAAGGCGAGACGGAGTCGGCGGCAGGGCCTCTCctgtcgcttcttctttcttcgcccCATTCCAGAGGggggccgcgcgcagagccggcggagccgcgtGCCTGCGGAGTCGATGGACAAGAAAGAGCCGACTTCTCGCTtctccccgcgcgcctcgacagAACCCCAAgcgccgacgcagccgcgggggCGCTCGCGGGGAGCTCCTCCGCACGTGCCTTGCTCCATCACGCTGCTCGCCCGatgcccgcgggcgccgcaccGGACCTGAAGGagccctctgcgcgtctgcagcccgctctcgcgccgccggctgtgCCGCCGCCCAACGCCTCGTCTTTGCGGTCGCACCACACCATCGCAGGCCTCCAGgttccgccgccggcgacgctcgGGCTACCTCTGGGGCGAACCAAGTCCGCGCCGGcccccgcggcgcatgcggcggtcgcgccgctggTCCCGACGCCAGCCAGCGCGTACCCGGCCGCTGGCAgtctccttccgcggctCGTTCTCGTCGAGGCCGGGGGGGACAGCCGAGCGGAGGTGCTGGATCGGCTGCTCCGTGCGaaggccgtcgcctcgccgtcgtcctcgtcgcgttCCTCCTCGGTGTTTGTTTTGGGCGAGCGCGAAAGGTGCGAGCGGCGCTtgggcgctggcgcggcgaaggccggaGGGAAGCCCGAGGCCCGCAACGCGAGcaaagagaagaggcgccgcgccggggtGCGAAGAAGCACGAGCGTGGAGGccgtcggcgaggcgcaggcccgcgagcgcctctcgaagaagaaagaaggcaaGGCGGAGAAACCCGTTCCACGCGACGTCTTGGCCACaaaggccggcgcgcgagagttcgcggcgccgtcgttcATGGCGATTCCCTTCCCTCACGAggttccgccgcctcctttccTCCGCATGTAGAGAGAGCACAATCCGCACAgacgtcgcggcctcgccgggcCGCCCACGAGAGACGcctggcgtctgcgcgtaaggcgcggagaagcagagccgCTCTGCGTgaaggcgtcgtcgcggccggAGCGCCCCTACACGAGCACGCGCAGGGTTGCGGCGCAGTGATCGTTGTTAGTTTTTGCAGTGCTTTCTTCGCCCCCGCACGAAGGTGGATCCTTCTGGCTGATCAAGTGTCTGATGCACAGAGGCACAGAGGAGAGGctgccgcagaagaggcgagaagcgtttcgtcttctcgccaAGCGGGTGTCGCCTCGCGACGCAGGATCCCTGCATTACGGACTTGAATACGTGTCAAGCGGGTACAGCTTGACTctcaggggggggggggggcagggcggtcggcgagcgagagatTGAGATATTGGCAGCTGCAGCCCTGCTGGCAGCTCGTCGGTCGATGCCCAACGGCTGTAGACGTGGCTGGGTTGTCGAGCAATCCCGCTGAAGACGCGCTGGCGATACCAagggaggaggagctgcggagagcggcgctctcccgcccttccgcctctgccgtTGCGCCCGACCGGCGACCAGGTCGCTTCTGAGTGTCTTCACGGGTGCGTAGACGAAGCTCTTACAGCCCGCAtagtacatatatatatgtatatacatatatatgtatatgtatacgtgcATATCTGTATTCGAATTCCTGCACATGATGTAATTCAGTTGTGCGTAAATAGACGGCGCGGGGCCGCGAGGCAGGTTCGCGCCGTTCCACGGAGAACCGGGAAGAGGCACCTCGAGTTTTCAGTCGCAGAGGCCAGGCAGCCTTTCAAAGCCATTTGAGGCTGCGTGTTTCTGCAGTGAACTGAGACTCAAAGAGCTGCGGCTCGGCCGCCACCGCGTTATGTGCTTCGGGGGCGTgagccgcccgcgagaggcaggagggcgcgcagcagagaagcgTGACGAGCC
This window harbors:
- a CDS encoding hypothetical protein (encoded by transcript BESB_035180) yields the protein MEAGEVLVLAHTDFIPCSASFASDMLFSASARARPARILDPRSVSEKTPCESRGTTCTGAPHSVPSVQGDAADAPRLTCATTSPASSSSFSSEGMSASGAASKRAPAGRGRPRGGGGDEEETVSLDASGGAAGRGGSARRRDGEKEAEPRGGRAGLREEEAEKRTSKNSAAVGKSQRSHETLRSSPQGHGTVLDSKKRKDRKAGGEAGVEASSAAAGESSPRASGNTGAAVRRTSPSSLSRTITTRGTPSAASLITEGDARVRSSSVVDLSACASQADAAAASQGAAAKGETRGRPKKGKKDVPAKRCAGPDREEKKGAGGGAEKGQGGDALAAEASTASSPSPAPVAASSRKEKKKEEEENKIPAHEASQSEPREGVEQVKGDGDAGEKRGKEKQNKPKKKAKKEAAPVTTGRARKGDKPKPDEKEKGEPAARDKAVCVPGDEREREKERKLKEKKSAQAASSATLEGEPQAEKKKKKKDLSGLPASAAAQSKSKASGADKPPATSRETKVRTSEAKVCAARSVSSSLHSTGASLPPSRSSCSLPASSSSNSLAAARHEESALACNLAVSPCVPSRRSEPHATVSLPSALGSIRFGGMPSALSVSTCFLLQTLLQRREAARNLRVLERGSAFSASCACADAEKARSKNGVLASPDEAQTTAVGPVVGDPARADAGPTDADAQRSAGPPEGRDAKAAVAAEAQSHTGAAGGALETKADLQREKGSKTLVFSRKDGTLESFFSLLGSASSTSTPPPVTRAASSSSTACLSSSSSFSSSSLSSTSASPPSRQQPQEDQGGGLRARAKAAANDAAVSPTSLLVGLLTRPSARRGAGTRPGGEEPGDARLQGRGAEGETESAAGPLLSLLLSSPHSRGGPRAEPAEPRACGVDGQERADFSLLPARLDRTPSADAAAGALAGSSSARALLHHAARPMPAGAAPDLKEPSARLQPALAPPAVPPPNASSLRSHHTIAGLQVPPPATLGLPLGRTKSAPAPAAHAAVAPLVPTPASAYPAAGSLLPRLVLVEAGGDSRAEVLDRLLRAKAVASPSSSSRSSSVFVLGERERCERRLGAGAAKAGGKPEARNASKEKRRRAGVRRSTSVEAVGEAQARERLSKKKEGKAEKPVPRDVLATKAGAREFAAPSFMAIPFPHEVPPPPFLRM